The stretch of DNA GATCGCGCGTGGATGGGTGAGCTTCGAGACGAATTCCGCGAGCGAAGCGCTGCCGGTCGCACCGAGGCCCGCGAGCTCGGCAACGCTTTCCGGCCTGGCGTCGTAAACGACGCATTCGTGACCGCCCCGCATCAGGCGCTGGACCATATAATTGCCCATGCGGCCCAAACCAACCATGCCAAGCTGCATAATGAATCTCCTGGAAACCGAAATGAAGTATCGAATCCGGAAATTAGCACCCGCAGTGTGACAGGCAAGCAAAGTCTCGGTGATTTCGGCGAATGCGACGATTGCACCGCCGACCTCCCCGAGATCGACGTATCGTTAAATATCAGGCGCGCTGGCCGGCTCACCCTTCATCTCGCTGAGGAACATGCCCTCGCGCAGATTGATGCCGTATTCGACGAAAGCCTTCATGCAGCAAAGCATCTGCGTCCAGCCTTCGCAGTTGAGATAGGTGCCGCGCCGGCCGGAATCGTCTTCGCGCCAGCCGGTCTCGGCGATCGTCACCAGCGTGCCGCCGTCTTCCAGCGGCTTGAAGTTCATCTCGACCAGCGTCTTGTACTTCGCCTCGTCTTCGCCAGTGCCGCCATCCCAGCGCAGCACGATGCGGCTTTCCGGCACCAGTTCGACGACCTCGACCGGCGCATCCTTCCACCAGGTCACCGTCGTGCCCTTCACGAGCGGCGCGCTCGCTCCGCCGATCGTGGTGAAATAGCTGCTGAGCTTCTTCGGATTGACGACGGCATCGAACACCTCTGCGACGGGACGGCCGATGCGGCCGGAAACGCGGATTCCGAGAGACATGACACTTCTCCTCTTCTCCATTGTGCCTGTTCCGTTGTACTTGGCGTCATTATGTTATAAAAACATAACATGTCAAGCGAATCAACCGACGACCCAGTCTTCAAGGCGCTGGCGCATCATCGCCGCCGCGAAATCCTCGATCTGCTCAAGGATGGCCCCCGAACCACAGGGACCCTTTGCGAGATGTTTCCGGAGATGGATCGCTGCACGGTGATGCTGCATCTGAAGGTACTGGAAGAGGCCGATCTGGTCATCGCCAGGAAGGAAGGCCGCGAGCGCTGGAACCATCTGAACAGCCTGCCGATCAAGCACATCTATGACCGCTGGATCAGCGCCTATGCCGGCCATGCGCTCTCTATCCTCGACCGGCTGAAAGGCGACCTGGAAGGTCAGCCCGAATAATGACCCGGCGTCAAACCGCCTTGCCGCCCGCCCCGCCGAAGCCCTATGCTGCAAAAAACGACACGGGATCAGACGGATGACGATATCCGGAGCCGGCATACGCCGCATGCGGCTGCTGCGGAGCATGAAGCAGGAACATCTCGCCGAACTCCTCGGCGTCAACCAGGCGACGATCTCACGCTGGGAGCGCGATAAGCTCGCCCTTTCGCCCGAACAGGCTATCAAGCTGGAACGGATTTTCGCCTCGCCGCCACATGCAGCAGTCGATGCGGCGCTGAAGCGGCTGGTCGAGGATTCCGTCCGGCCGGTGCATCTGATCTGCGACCGCACCCACCGGCTGCTCGCCACCTCTCGCCCGCGGCACGCGGAGTGGCGGGCGCCGCTCGGCGCCTTTCTCGGCCGCTCTCTATTCTCCTACGCCTCCGCCGAGATCGCCGCCGCCGAGCAGTCGCTGGAGGAGCGCGGCTGGCATGCGGGCAGGCTCTCGTCGCTGACGCTTGATACCGGCGCCAACGGCAATGCGCTGCTGCCGATCGCCGCCGGCCGCATGACCTGGGAAAGGATCATGCTTTCCGATGGCAGCGCCGGCCGCCTCGTCACGACCATCGGCTGAGCCTCAAGCTTTCCTGCACGCCCATGCATAATTTATGCGTTGCCTGAAAACCTTAGTCTTTATAGCGTCCGCCGCCGAACGGTCAGGAGACGATGTGATGACGATACTGGTGACGGGAAGTGCCGGCCATCTCGGCGAGGCGCTGATGCAGACCTTGAGGGCGGAAAGCCGCTGGGTGCGCGGCATCGATATCAAGCCCTCGGCTTTTACCGACATGGTCGGCTCGATCAGTGATCGCGCCTTCGTCCGCCAGGTGATGTCGGGCATCAGCCACGTCATCCATGCCGCGACGCTGCACAAACCGCATGTGGCGACCCACGGCAATTATGATTTCCTCGACACCAATATCGCCGGCACTCTGCACCTGCTCGAAGAGGCGACCACCGCAGGCGTCGCAAGCTTCGTCTTCACCAGCACCACCAGCACCTTCGGTGCGGCATTGACGCCGGCTGCCGGCGAACCGGCGGCATGGGTGACCGAGGACGTGCTTCCCGTCGCGAAAAACATCTACGGCGTGACGAAACTCGCCGCCGAAGGTCTGTGCGAACTCTTCGCCCGCAAATCCGGCCTGCCGGTCGCCATTCTCAGGACTTCGCGTTTCTTTCCCGAAAATGACGACGATCCTGACATTCGCAACGGCTATTTGGCAGAGAACGCCCAGGCCAATGAGCTTCTTCACCGCCGCGTCGATATCAGCGACGTGGTCGGCGCCCATCTGCTGGCGCTCGAAAAGGCGCCGGCGATCGGCTTTGGCCGCTACATCATCTCCGCCACGACGCCGTTTTCGGCAAATGATCTCGCCGCGATCCGGCGCGACGCGCCTCACGTCGTCGAACGACTGTTCCAGGGTGCAGGCGCCCTTTACGCATCACGCGGCTGGAAGATGTTTCCTTCGCTCGACCGTGTCTATGTCAACGAACGCGCAAGGCGGGAACTCGGCTGGCAGCCGCGATATGATTTCCGTTTCGTGCTCGATTGCCTGCGCGACAACAGGGAGTGGCGAAGCCCTTTGGCGCTGAATGTCGGCTCCAAGGGCTACCACGATGAGGTCTTCGCCGAAGGGCCTTACCCGGTCGGATAGAGCAGCGAGCTGCAATGCGGACACGCGAAAGCCCGACTTCCTCTCCAGCATGACGCTTTCGCTGAGAAGTGTCATCCAGATATCACGATCCCGTCATAGACCGTCTGCCGGGGATATGGGCGACGAAATCCAGGGCGTGTTGCGCCATCGGGAAATCGAATCCAGGCCGGGGTGTCATTTGAAGCGGTGTCCAGCCTGCGGGCGGAAGCCGTTTCGAGAGCGCTTTTGACCGAGAGGGTATTTCCATGAAGAATGTCAGACCTTACACAGCGCGGCTTTTCGCCGCGGTTCTCGCGGCATCCGCCGCCGTGCCAGTCGTCGCAATGGCCGAGAATTCCGCCACCGTCGGCGGCCTCACCTTCGTCAACAAGGGCCTGGTGGGCATCGGCCGCATTCCGGCCAACCAGCGTGACAAATTCGGCGAGACCTTCGGTTCCGGCTCGGGCATGGCGATCGATCCCGCCGCCTGGAGCCGCGACGGCGCCGGCTACAAGGGCACGCTCTACCTGTTGCCCGACCGCGGTTACAACGCCGTCGGCACCGTTGATTACCGGCCACGTCTGAACACCATCTCGATCGGCCTGACGCCGACCGCTCCGGGTGCGGCACCCGAGGTTGGCAAGGAACAGTCGGGCGTCGACGCAAGGCTCGTCGATTCCACACTCTTCGTCGACGACAGGGGCGGCGACATGACCGGTCTCGACCCGGAATCCGGCGTCCGCCCCGCTGCCGGTGATTTTCCGCCGCTGCCGCAGGCGACGAACGGCAAGATCGCGCTCGACAATGAAGCCATCATCCGCATGGCCGACGGCAGCATGTTCGTCAGCGACGAATATGGTCCTTATATCTATCACTTCTCCGCTGACGGCCACCTGCTCTCCGCCACCCAGCCGCCGAAGGCGCTTTTGCCGATGCGCAAGGGCGCGTTGAGCTTTGCCTCCAACAATCCCGGCCCCGGCGCCTCCGCTCCGGACCCGAAAGATCCGGAGACCGGCCGCCAGAACAACCAGGGTCTCGAAGGCATGGCGATGACGCCTGATGGTAAGTTCATCATCGCTGTGCTGCAATCGGCTGCCCGCCAGGACGGCGGCGATTCCGGCTCGACCCGGCAGAATACCCGCGCGCTGATCTATGACGCCGCCGATCCCGATCACCTGAAACTGATGCACGAATATGTCGTGCCGCTGCCGGTCTTCAAGGACGCCAAGGACAAGACGATGATCGCCGCCGAGAGCGAAATCGTCGCCCTGTCCGACAAGACCTTCCTGATGCTCGCCCGTGACAGCGGCAACGGCCAGGGCCTGAAGGGCGACACCTCGCTCTACCGCAAGGTCGACATCGTCGACGTTTCCGCCGCGACCGACATTGCCGGCAGCAATTTCGATGACGGCAAGCCGATCGCGCCGAAGGGCGTCATCGATCCCTCGCTGACGCCGGCGACGCTGATACCCTTCATCGACCTCAACGACAAGGTCGACCTCGCCCGCTTCGGCCTGCACAACGGCGCGCCGAACGACAAGAACAATCTGTCGGAAAAATGGGAAGCCATGGGTCTGGCGAGCGTTCTCAACCCGAACCTGCCGGACGACTACTTCCTGTTCGTCGCCAATGACAACGACTTTTTGACGCAGGATGGTTTCCAGGTGGGTGCCGCCTACAAGGCCGACGGCGGTGCCGACGTCGACACAATGTTCCAGGTCTTCCAGGTCACCCTTCCAGGTCTGAAGAAGTAACGGACGCGCTGAAGAAGGGCGAACGGGCAACCCGCGTTCGCCCGCCATATCCGGCGTCTTCGCTGAAAATGGAAGGAAAGGGTGCGATCCACGACCACCGATGGATGTTTACGATCCTGGGTGCCTACAAACGTAGGTGGGCGCCGTGTGTCCAGGCCCACGGGCCTGGCCAGGGACAGCTCCCTTTGGATCGAGTATGGCCCCAGGGATTGTGGTTCCTGTCGAGAGGCGCAGACCGCATGGCGATATATAAGGTTGTTTGCGCTGCCGCGCCAGTGGCGACGGAAGGCCGCCCCTATTTAATTAGAGCCTTTCCTGGTCAGATTGAAGCATTCTGCCGGAGCAGGTTTTCGTCAGGGCAGAGGCGATTGGCGAAGGGCATACCTCTTGGTACGTCCGAGCCGATCGCCTTTGGCCTGGCGGAAAGATGCCCGGCCCTTCGGGTTGGCTGAAACGGGCCGGCTGATCGACCGGCCGGCTTGGCCGTAGAGCCGGGCTACGACACGCGCCGGCCGGTCGACCATCCGACTCCGTTTGAGCCAACAGAATGCTTCAATCTGACCAGGAAAGGCTCTAGGATCAATTGAGTTCGGGGGCGGACCGGCCATTCAGCTTGTCGGTGATGCCGCGGATGCGGCTCGACACTTCGCTCAGCGCTGCGGCAAGATTTTCCTCGGTCCGGGCGGTGGCTGCAAGCACCGTATCGCGATTGCCGCGCAGCGTCTCGAGCTCGGACTCCAATCCGGCGACGCGGCGCGTCAACTCGGCAATCTCGTCCGTGATCATGATGCCGGCCATGACGGTGATCCTCAGATCGCCGATTTCGCCGAACTGATCCTTGAGATGGCCGACATAGCGGTCGAAACGGGTGGCGAGATCGGTCAGGTGATCCTCCTGCCCTTCCTCGCAGGCCATGCGATAGGCCTTGCCGTCGATCGTTACCGTCACCTGCGCCATGCCAAACTCTTCCTATCAGCGATCCAGAACTGCGCGGATCGTTTCCATGGCCGTCACCAGCCGCCGCGATACCTCGCGATTAACCTCTTCCAGCCGGTTGGCGCGGAATTCGGCCTGGTCGAGCTCCTGCGCCAGGCGCGAGCGGTCGGCGTGCACACGCCGCACCTCGCCCTCGATCTCGCCCTGCTCGCGCTGCCGTTCGACGCGCATGTCGACGGCGTTTTCGAGGCTCGATATCGCCTGTCTCAATTCGTTGAGCGCTGCTTCCATGGTTTTGCCTGTGGGCATCATGTCTTTCCGATTCCCGCGCAGGATCCGCGAATCGGCACGCCGCGCCGATCCTGCGATTTCAAAAGGATATGCAGCTCGCTAACGGCCCGTCAATAAATCCTGTCACTTGCCCACCGGCCTATCCTGTGGATGAGCGTTTTACACATCGATTTCGTCATTTGTACAATCGCGTGATCAAATGTCAAAAATCGCCGCTTCCCGCCCGGATTTGACCTGCCATTTATTGACTTGCCCGTCCCAACTGCTATGTCTCTGCCGCTTTCACTCGATGGTCTTGGAGGCTCGAGGCCATCCCCCGACACCCGGAACTTGCGGAAAAGCCATGACCTCTCCCGAACAACACGACCGGATGGCGAATGCGATCCGTTTTCTTGCCATGGACGCCGTTGAAAAGGCGAACTCCGGCCACCCGGGCATGCCGATGGGCATGGCCGACGTGGCAACGGTCCTGTTCACCAAATATCTGAAGTTCGATCCGAAGAAGCCGCACTGGCCGAACCGCGATCGCTTCGTGCTGTCGGCCGGCCATGGCTCGATGCTGCTCTATTCGGTGCTGTATCTGACCGGCTATCCTGACATGACGATCGAAGATCTGAAGCAGTTCCGCCAGCTCGGTTCGAAGACCGCCGGCCACCCGGAATACGGTCATGCCACCGGCATCGAAACGACGACCGGTCCGCTCGGCCAGGGCATTGCCAATTCCGTCGGCATGGCGATTGCCGAACGCAAGCTGCGCGAGGAGTTCGGCTCCGATCTCCAGGATCACTATACCTATGCTATCTGCGGCGACGGCTGCCTGATGGAGGGCATCAGCCACGAAGCCATCGCGCTCGCCGGCCACCTGAAGCTCAACAAGCTCGTTCTGTTTTGGGACAACAACTCGATCACCATCGACGGCGCCGTGTCGCTGTCGGATTCCACCGATCAGATCGCCCGCTTCAAGGCCGTACACTGGAACACGATCGAGATCGACGGTCACGATCAGGCCGCGATCGCCGACGCGATCGAAGCTGCTCACAAGTCCGACCGCCCGACCTTCATCGCCTGCAAGACGATCATCGGCTTCGGCGCCCCGAACAAGCAGGGCACCCACAAGGTCCACGGCAACCCGCTCGGCGCCGAAGAAATCGCAGCCACCCGCAAGGCGCTGAACTGGGAAGCCGAAGCCTTCGTCATCCCGTCGGACGTGCTTGATAGCTGGCGTGCTGCCGGCGCCCGCTCCGTCGACCTCGTCAAGAGCTGGGAAGACGGCCTCGCCAAGGCTCCGGCCAGGGCCGAGTTCACCCGCCGCATGGCAGGCGGGCTGCCGGAAGGCTTCGACGCCGCGATCAGCGCATATAAGAAGAAGCTCGCCGAGACCAAGCCGACGGTTGCGACCCGCAAGGCCTCGGAAGACGCGCTCGAGGTCATCAACGGCTTCCTACCGGAAACGCTCGGGGGCTCCGCCGACCTGACGCCGTCGAACAACACCAAGACCAGCCAGATGCATTCGATCACCCCGACGGATTTCGCCGGTCGTTACATGCATTGGGGCATTCGCGAGCATGGCATGGCGTCTGCCATGAACGGCATTGCGCTGCATGGCGGCCTCATCCCCTACAGCGGCGGCTTCCTGATCTTCTCGGATTATTGCCGCCCGCCGATCCGTCTCGCCTCGCTGATGGGCATCCGCGTCATTCACGTCCTGACGCATGACTCGATCGGCGTCGGCGAAGATGGCCCGACGCACCAGCCGGTCGAACAGCTCGCCGGCCTGCGCGCCATCCCGAACCTGATGGTCTTCCGTCCGGCCGACGCCACGGAAACGGCGGAATGCTGGCAGATCGCCATCAAGACGCACAACCGTCCTTCGGGCCTTGCTCTGACGCGCCAGAACCTGCTCGCAGCCCGTACCGAATACAGCGAAAAGAACCTGTGCGAACAGGGTGCCTATGTGCTCGCCGGCAATGCCGACGCCAAGGTGACGATCTTCGCCTCCGGCTCCGAAGTCGAAATCGCCGTTGCAGCCCGTACGGCACTCGAAGCCAAGGGCGTCACCGTCCGCGTCGTATCGGTTCCCTGCACCGAACTGTTCTTCGAGCAGCCGGAAGCCTATCGCAAGGAAATCCTCGGCAACTCGCCAGTCAAGATCGCCGTCGAAGCCGCCGTTCGCGAAGGCTGGGATGCGTTCATCGGACCGGAAGGCACCTTCATCGGCATGAAGAGCTTCGGCGCTTCCGGCCCGGTCAAGGAAGTTTATAAGCATTTCGGCATCACCGCCGACGCCGTCGTTGCAGCCGCGGAAGCAAAGCTTTAATGAGGGCGCCATGAGGCGCTCTCCATCTCCTCAATTCCAGGCCCTCACTATCGGGCCCTACTCTATCGGGAGTGAATGAACATGACAGTCAAGGTTGCCATCAACGGTTTCGGCCGCATCGGCCGCAACGTCCTTCGCGCCATCGTCGAATCCGGCCGCACCGACATCGAAGTCGTCGCCATCAACGATCTCGGCCCGGTTGAAACCAACGCCCACCTGCTGCGCTATGACTCGATCCACGGCCGGTTCCCGGCAACGGTGAAGGTCGAGGGTGACTCGATCATCGTCGGCAACGGCAAGCCGATCAAGGTCACGGCGATCAAGGATCCGGCCACCCTCCCGCACCGCGAACTCGGCGTCGACATCGCGATGGAATGCACCGGCATCTTCACCGCCCGCGACAAGGCTGCCGCTCACCTGACGGCCGGCGCCAAGCGCGTCATCGTCTCGGCGCCCGCCGACGGCGCTGACCTGACGGTCGTCTTCGGCGTCAACCATGATCAGCTCACCAAGGAGCACTTGGTCATCTCCAACGCGTCCTGCACCACCAACTGCCTGGTGCCGGTTGTGAAGGTTCTCGACGACGCCGTCGGCATTGACCACGGCTTCATGACGACCATCCACTCCTACACCGGCGACCAGCCGACGCTCGACACGATGCACAAGGACTTGTATCGCGCCCGCGCGGCCGCCCTTTCCATGATCCCGACCTCGACGGGTGCAGCCAAGGCAGTCGGCCTCGTTCTGCCGCATCTGAAGGGTAAACTCGACGGCACCTCGATCCGCGTTCCGACTCCGAACGTTTCCGTCGTCGACTTCAAGTTCGTCGCCAAGAAGGCGACCAGCGTTGGTGAAATCAACGAAGCCATCATGGCTGCTGCCAACGGCAAGCTGAAGGGCATCCTCGGCTACACCGACGAGCCGCTCGTCTCCCGTGACTTCAACCACGACAGCCACTCCTCGATCCTCGCGACCGATCAGACCAAGGTCATGGAAGGCAACTTCGTGCGCGTCCTGTCCTGGTACGACAACGAGTGGGGCTTCTCCAGCCGCATGTCCGACACGGCAGTCGCTTTCGCCAAGCTCATCTGAGCGCTCTTGAGGCATCGACATGCTAGCGGCCCGGGAAACCGGGCCGCTTTTTGTTGCCGTGCCTTCCGAACGAAACCAGCTTTCCCCACTCTGGCATCTTTTCGTCCATTGCCCGGATGAGATCTGCTAGAATACGTCACCCTGGACATTCGAAATGCCCAGTTTCCTCGCGCATTGGCCACCGGCCAGGCGCGGCCACGCCAATACCGTGCGGCAGCACTGACGCCCGCATGAAAATGAGAGAGATGGATGGATTACTTTACTGTTGAAATCGCCGGCCGCGCCGTTGCCAGTTTCCGCTCGGAAAATCACGAGGAAGCGACGCATTTCTTCGAGGCGGAAGACTTTCGCGACGATCTGACCGTCCTGGAATCCGAAGGCAAGCCTCTCTGGGACCGCAAAGCGGCCCTGAGCCTGCGCAAGGCGACCACCGAGGAAGCAAGCGAAGTCGAGCATGCCTATGAATTCGACGACGATCCCGAACGGACCATCGAGGACGAGTTCGTCGTTTTCCTGGTCCCGGTCGCGGATCTGACCGACGAGGGCGAGGACACAGAAGACTGACTAACGATCCGCACCGGGTTCGATATGGCGCCGTTCTCAGGACAGGATGGCGGTGCAGTTGAGGCTGCCTCGGGGTTCGAATTCGATCGGCGTCTCTGCACGGATTGGTAATCCGCTGGCCAAGCGTGCTAGATTGAGCAAATACGCAGCGCTGCACAATGGCCAAAGTGAGCCAAGTGGAGGTGATAAATGGCAGAGGCACAAAAACGCTTGTCCCACACCACCCTCAAACGGCGGCAACGGTTTCACCCCAAGCGGGACGTCAGACCTGCCGTGTTGGCGAAGGCCAATCGTCTGGTCATCTGGGTCGCCGCCCTCATTGGCCTCTCGTTTCTCGCCATCGTCATATTTCAGGCAGTGTTGGGATAGCAGAGCAAGGGCCGGCCGCTTCTGGCACAAAACTACAGCCGGCTGCTCTCGCTAGGCGGCCGGCATTTCCACCCGATATCGAAAAATCTCAGCGTTCATTTCCACGCTCTTCGCATAGGCGCCTGCAATCCATTCTTCCCGTCATTGGACAAGGCAAACGGGCCGCATGAAAGGAGGAGGGTGTCTTATTCTGTTGCCATTCGCAGATACGGGCAGGAAAAATCCGTGCCTGTCTCTTTTGCCCTGCTCTCGCCTGATTTTCCTATACATTCTTTATAGAGAATTTCTCCCGTAGCATTCCGTGTCGGTTGGCCGTCCGGCAGCCGTTCAGCAGCATGAAGCAGCATCGCGACGAGGTTAAGCCGCAAGGCCTACCCTTCTCTGACGTTTTGCCGTTTACTGACGGATCGCAGCGCCTGATGGAGGGGTTGAATAAAGGCGGATCGGCCGGGGGTGGCTGTGTTCGCGAAGCAGTCGATTGAAAGGGGTGGGCATGGAAGCGTTCTATATCGTGGTGCTGGTTTCGACGGCGCTCGTGCTTCTTGCCGCTTTTTCGAGCCTGCTCGCCTTCCGCTTCGGCGCCCCCCTGCTGCTGCTCTTCCTGATGATCGGCCTTGCTGCCGGCGTCGATGGTCTCGGCATCGAGTTCAGCAATAATTATCTCGCCTATATTCTCGGCTCCATTGCGCTGGCCGTGATCCTCTTCGATTCCGGCTTCGGCACGCCGATGCAGGCCTTTCGGCTCGCGGCCGTGCCCTCTCTGGCGCTCGCCTCGGTCGGCGTGCTGATCACCGCCTCGCTCTTTGCCTTCGCCGCCATGTGGCTTTTGAATTTCACCTGGCTGGAAGGCCTGTTGCTCGGCTCGATCGTCGCATCGACCGATGCCGCCGCCGTCTTCTTCCTGCTGCGCATCGGCGGCATCAACATCCGCGACAAGGTGCGCTCGACGCTGGAGGTCGAATCCGGCACCAACGACCCGATGGCGATCTTCCTCACCATCGCCCTCGTCGAGGTGCTGGCGAGCGGCGAGCGTTATGCCGGCATCAATATCGGCATGCTCGCCATGTTCGTGCAGCAGATGGGCCTCGGCGTCATTCTCGGCCTGCTCGGCGGCATGATGATCGTGCTGATCGTCAGCAGGCTCGATACCGATCGCGGCCTGACACCGATCTTTGTGCTGGCGCTCGCTCTTCTCGTCTTTTCCTTCACCGGCGCGGTTGGCGGCAGCGGCTTCCTCGCCGTCTATGTCGCCGGCATCTACGCCGGAAACCGCAAGATGCAGGCGATCGGCACCATCAAGCGCTTCCAGGACGGCATGACCTGGCTGGCGCAGATCATCATGTTCCTGGTGCTCGGCCTGCTCGCCACGCCATCGCAATTTCCTGTCATCATCGTGCCGGCCATCCTGCTCGCCCTCTTCCTGATCTTCGTCGCCCGGCCGTTGGCGATCTGGCTGTCGCTGCTTCCCTTCGATTACACGCAGCAGGAAATCGGCTTCGTTGCCTGGGTCGGCCTGCGCGGCGCCGTCTCCATCCTGCTTGCCATCATGCCGATCCTCGGCGGGCTTGAGAACGGCCAGATCTATTTCAATACCGCCTTCATCATCGTGCTGGTCTCGCTGCTCCTCCAGGGCTGGACAATCAAGCCCGTCGCCAAGAAGCTCGGCCTCATCATTCCGCCGCGCATCGGCGCCGTCGACAAGGTCGAGGTCGACCTGCCGGGCGCGGCCAACCACGAACTGCTCTCCTACCGCGTCATCAAGGATAGCCCGGTACTGCGCGGCGAGCGCATTCCGCGCTGGGCGACCCCGTCGCTCGTCATCCGCGACGGCAAGTCCATGCGCTACCAATATGCCGGGCGGCTGCGCGAGCACGATCTCGTCTATCTCTTCATCGTGCCGAGCTATTCCCGCCTGCTTGACCGGCTCTTCGCCAGCCGGGCGCCTGTCGATGACGACGATGCCGAATTCTTCGGGGCCTTCGCGCTCTCCCCCGCCCGCCCCGCCGCCGATCTCGATGCTGCCTATGGCCCCGGCCTGCTCAACGAATCCGAAAGGGGCCTGACGATCGCCGAATTGATGCGGCAGCGCCTCGGCGGCAAGGCCGACTATGCCGACCGCGTCCGCCTCGGCTCGATCATCCTCATCGTCCGCGATCTCGACGAGCACGATCACATCACCTCCGTCGGCATGTCGCTCGAAGCAGTCGAACCGGCAATTACGCTGCCGATCTTCCTCAATCTCAAGGACATTACCCAGCGCATCCGCGACCGGCTGAATGGACGCCGGAACCGGGAAACCGCAGCCTCCGAAAGCCCCCCGAAACCACCGGCCGGACGCGACGAAGGCACACGCGAAAACGGCCGCTGAACGCCTTGCGTCTCGAATGATCCTTGCTATGTTCGGCGCAACTTTCGCCAACCACGACAGGATCCTCCCCATGCCTTCTTTCAAGACCCTCGACGATCTCTCCGACATCCGCGGCAAGCGCGTTCTCGTCCGCGTCGACCTCAACGTCCCGGTGAAAGACGGCAAGGTCACCGATGTGACGCGCATCGAACGTGTGGCGCCGACCATCCTCGAATTGTCCGAAAAGGGTGCCAAGGTGATCCTGCTGGCCCATTTCGGCCGGCCGAAGGATGGCCCGTCGCCGGATCTGTCGCTGTCGCTGATCGCCCCTTCCGTCGAGGAAGTGCTTGATCATGCCGTGCTGACGGCCTCCGACTGCATCGGCGAAGCCGCCGCCTCCGCCGTTGCCGCGATGAATGACGGCGATATTCTGCTTTTGGAAAACACCCGCTTCCACAAGGGCGAGGAAAACAACGACTCCAACTTCACCAAGACGCTTGCCGCCAACGGCGATATCTACGTCAACGACGCCTTTTCGGCCGCCCACCGCGCCCATGCCTCGACCGAAGGCCTTGCCCACCACCTGCCGGCCTATGCCGGCCGCACCATGCAGGCCGAGCTGGAGGCGCTGGAAAAGGGCCTCGGCGAACCGGCTCGCCCTGTTGTTGCGATCGTCGGCGGCGCCAAGGTCTCCACCAAGATCGACCTGTTGATGAACCTCGTGAAGAAGGTCGATGCGCTCGTTATCGGTGGTGGCATGGCCAATACCTTCATCGCCGCCCGCGGCACCAATGTCGGCAAGTCGCTCTGCGAACATGATCTCGCCGAAACCGCCAAGCAGATCATGATCGAGGCCGCCACCGCCGG from Rhizobium leguminosarum bv. trifolii WSM1325 encodes:
- a CDS encoding Activator of Hsp90 ATPase 1 family protein (PFAM: Activator of Hsp90 ATPase 1 family protein~KEGG: rec:RHECIAT_CH0003730 hypothetical protein) translates to MSLGIRVSGRIGRPVAEVFDAVVNPKKLSSYFTTIGGASAPLVKGTTVTWWKDAPVEVVELVPESRIVLRWDGGTGEDEAKYKTLVEMNFKPLEDGGTLVTIAETGWREDDSGRRGTYLNCEGWTQMLCCMKAFVEYGINLREGMFLSEMKGEPASAPDI
- a CDS encoding transcriptional regulator, ArsR family (PFAM: regulatory protein ArsR~SMART: regulatory protein ArsR~KEGG: ret:RHE_CH03490 ArsR family transcriptional regulator), translating into MSSESTDDPVFKALAHHRRREILDLLKDGPRTTGTLCEMFPEMDRCTVMLHLKVLEEADLVIARKEGRERWNHLNSLPIKHIYDRWISAYAGHALSILDRLKGDLEGQPE
- a CDS encoding transcriptional regulator, XRE family (PFAM: helix-turn-helix domain protein~SMART: helix-turn-helix domain protein~KEGG: rec:RHECIAT_CH0003732 hypothetical protein), with protein sequence MTISGAGIRRMRLLRSMKQEHLAELLGVNQATISRWERDKLALSPEQAIKLERIFASPPHAAVDAALKRLVEDSVRPVHLICDRTHRLLATSRPRHAEWRAPLGAFLGRSLFSYASAEIAAAEQSLEERGWHAGRLSSLTLDTGANGNALLPIAAGRMTWERIMLSDGSAGRLVTTIG
- a CDS encoding NAD-dependent epimerase/dehydratase (PFAM: NAD-dependent epimerase/dehydratase; Male sterility domain; 3-beta hydroxysteroid dehydrogenase/isomerase; polysaccharide biosynthesis protein CapD; dTDP-4-dehydrorhamnose reductase~KEGG: ret:RHE_CH03492 putative UDP-glucose 4-epimerase protein) — translated: MTILVTGSAGHLGEALMQTLRAESRWVRGIDIKPSAFTDMVGSISDRAFVRQVMSGISHVIHAATLHKPHVATHGNYDFLDTNIAGTLHLLEEATTAGVASFVFTSTTSTFGAALTPAAGEPAAWVTEDVLPVAKNIYGVTKLAAEGLCELFARKSGLPVAILRTSRFFPENDDDPDIRNGYLAENAQANELLHRRVDISDVVGAHLLALEKAPAIGFGRYIISATTPFSANDLAAIRRDAPHVVERLFQGAGALYASRGWKMFPSLDRVYVNERARRELGWQPRYDFRFVLDCLRDNREWRSPLALNVGSKGYHDEVFAEGPYPVG
- a CDS encoding conserved hypothetical protein (KEGG: hypothetical protein), giving the protein MKNVRPYTARLFAAVLAASAAVPVVAMAENSATVGGLTFVNKGLVGIGRIPANQRDKFGETFGSGSGMAIDPAAWSRDGAGYKGTLYLLPDRGYNAVGTVDYRPRLNTISIGLTPTAPGAAPEVGKEQSGVDARLVDSTLFVDDRGGDMTGLDPESGVRPAAGDFPPLPQATNGKIALDNEAIIRMADGSMFVSDEYGPYIYHFSADGHLLSATQPPKALLPMRKGALSFASNNPGPGASAPDPKDPETGRQNNQGLEGMAMTPDGKFIIAVLQSAARQDGGDSGSTRQNTRALIYDAADPDHLKLMHEYVVPLPVFKDAKDKTMIAAESEIVALSDKTFLMLARDSGNGQGLKGDTSLYRKVDIVDVSAATDIAGSNFDDGKPIAPKGVIDPSLTPATLIPFIDLNDKVDLARFGLHNGAPNDKNNLSEKWEAMGLASVLNPNLPDDYFLFVANDNDFLTQDGFQVGAAYKADGGADVDTMFQVFQVTLPGLKK
- a CDS encoding protein of unknown function DUF710 (PFAM: protein of unknown function DUF710~KEGG: ret:RHE_CH03493 hypothetical protein), with product MAQVTVTIDGKAYRMACEEGQEDHLTDLATRFDRYVGHLKDQFGEIGDLRITVMAGIMITDEIAELTRRVAGLESELETLRGNRDTVLAATARTEENLAAALSEVSSRIRGITDKLNGRSAPELN
- a CDS encoding conserved hypothetical protein (KEGG: ret:RHE_CH03494 hypothetical protein), encoding MMPTGKTMEAALNELRQAISSLENAVDMRVERQREQGEIEGEVRRVHADRSRLAQELDQAEFRANRLEEVNREVSRRLVTAMETIRAVLDR